Proteins encoded within one genomic window of Bacillus sp. 1NLA3E:
- a CDS encoding DUF6254 family protein: MTESNRTEAEQWKARKQSQNPHGKVKSFDQLAEGTGKTESKNK; encoded by the coding sequence ATGACTGAATCTAATCGAACAGAAGCAGAACAATGGAAAGCAAGAAAACAATCACAAAACCCACATGGCAAGGTCAAGTCTTTTGATCAGCTAGCTGAAGGTACAGGGAAAACTGAATCTAAAAACAAGTAA
- a CDS encoding Crp/Fnr family transcriptional regulator produces MLGVEEVNFIKECIPFYEQLNFDEQDQLKRAMTRQVLSKGGQLSEQNDHCNGLVVVETGRIRAFIMSADGKEISLFRLNAKDICILSASCLFNNLNFKIYLDVEKDSSIYLIPSIVFEEISHYNINVKEYMLEHMASRFSSAMWVMEQVVFGSLSKRVASFILEQTVLEDSQTLCITHETIAKNIGSAREVVSRMLKHIESDQIISTSRGAIFVNDLEKLKMLAQ; encoded by the coding sequence ATGTTAGGTGTAGAAGAGGTTAATTTTATTAAAGAGTGTATTCCTTTTTATGAACAATTAAATTTTGATGAACAAGATCAATTAAAGCGGGCAATGACTCGGCAAGTGTTGTCCAAGGGAGGACAGCTTTCAGAGCAGAATGATCATTGTAACGGACTGGTTGTGGTGGAGACTGGAAGGATTAGAGCCTTTATTATGTCTGCTGACGGAAAAGAAATTTCACTTTTTAGGCTTAATGCAAAAGATATTTGCATTCTTTCGGCATCGTGCTTATTTAATAATTTGAATTTCAAAATCTATCTTGATGTTGAAAAAGACAGCTCCATTTATTTAATTCCATCAATTGTTTTTGAAGAAATAAGTCACTATAATATAAATGTTAAAGAATACATGTTGGAGCACATGGCTTCACGATTCTCATCAGCTATGTGGGTGATGGAACAGGTCGTTTTTGGTAGCTTATCTAAGCGGGTGGCCAGTTTTATCTTAGAACAAACAGTTCTTGAGGATAGCCAAACATTATGTATTACACATGAAACGATAGCGAAAAATATTGGGTCTGCTCGTGAAGTGGTAAGTAGAATGTTAAAGCATATAGAAAGTGACCAAATAATCTCCACATCTCGAGGAGCCATCTTTGTGAACGATCTTGAAAAACTAAAAATGTTGGCACAATAA
- a CDS encoding amino acid permease, producing the protein MSKDNQNKRLQRGLDNRHIQLIALGGAIGVGLFYGSSATIQMAGPSILFSYLIGGLVIFTIMRALGEMAVDEPVSGSFSSYAHRYLGAFAGYLSGWTYWFMWVVVGMAEITVVGVYVNYWFPEIPQWLTALAALIVITMINLANVKAFGEFEFWFALIKVVTIIGMILLGLGIIFLGIGNGGQPIGFDNLWTHGGFMPNGIKGIIMSMVLVMFSFGGVELVGVTAGEAKNPQQSIPTAINNVIWRILIFYIGALGVMMIIYPWNEVGMIGSPFVLIFDKVGIPGAANIINFVLITAALSAFNSGVFASGRMLYNLSLQNNGPKYFGELSKNGSPRRGILISSMFLSVAVVLNYIIPEKVFLYISSVATVAVITSWTIILITQLKFRQSKTKNEIKKLAFKMPLYPVSTYLALTFLALVIVLMAFIKDMRIALVVAPIWFLILYIGYKIKKRDSTESIIKRENVG; encoded by the coding sequence TTGAGTAAAGATAATCAAAATAAGAGACTTCAACGTGGTTTAGACAATAGGCATATCCAGTTAATTGCACTTGGAGGTGCAATTGGAGTTGGATTGTTTTATGGTTCAAGTGCAACCATTCAAATGGCTGGTCCATCCATTTTGTTCTCCTATTTAATCGGAGGCTTAGTTATTTTTACAATTATGAGAGCACTTGGGGAAATGGCTGTGGATGAACCGGTTTCAGGTTCATTTAGTTCTTATGCACATCGATATTTAGGGGCGTTTGCAGGTTATTTATCAGGCTGGACCTATTGGTTTATGTGGGTTGTCGTTGGAATGGCAGAAATAACGGTGGTTGGTGTTTATGTGAATTACTGGTTTCCGGAAATTCCACAATGGCTGACAGCATTGGCTGCACTTATCGTAATTACAATGATAAACCTTGCAAATGTAAAAGCATTTGGAGAGTTTGAATTCTGGTTTGCACTGATTAAAGTTGTAACTATAATCGGAATGATTCTCCTTGGTTTAGGAATCATTTTCCTCGGAATTGGGAACGGAGGTCAGCCAATCGGTTTTGACAATCTTTGGACTCATGGAGGATTTATGCCAAATGGAATCAAAGGTATTATTATGTCAATGGTCCTCGTAATGTTTTCATTTGGCGGGGTAGAATTAGTTGGAGTTACGGCAGGGGAAGCAAAAAATCCTCAACAATCAATTCCAACAGCCATCAACAATGTAATCTGGAGAATATTAATTTTTTATATTGGTGCATTAGGAGTCATGATGATTATATATCCTTGGAATGAGGTAGGCATGATTGGAAGTCCATTTGTGTTAATTTTTGATAAAGTTGGAATTCCTGGTGCGGCAAATATAATTAACTTCGTTCTCATAACAGCAGCCTTATCTGCCTTTAATAGTGGGGTATTCGCTTCAGGAAGAATGTTATACAATTTATCACTGCAAAATAACGGTCCGAAATATTTCGGAGAGCTTAGCAAGAATGGAAGTCCGAGACGAGGAATCCTAATCTCTTCAATGTTTTTATCAGTCGCAGTAGTTTTGAATTATATTATTCCTGAAAAAGTGTTTCTGTATATTTCTTCTGTTGCAACGGTTGCGGTTATTACTAGCTGGACGATTATCCTGATTACACAATTAAAGTTTAGACAATCCAAAACAAAAAATGAAATAAAAAAATTAGCATTTAAAATGCCGTTATACCCAGTTTCAACCTATTTAGCTTTGACATTTTTAGCACTTGTCATTGTCTTAATGGCATTTATTAAGGACATGCGAATCGCATTAGTTGTAGCACCTATATGGTTTTTGATTCTTTATATAGGATATAAAATAAAAAAAAGGGATTCGACAGAGAGTATCATTAAAAGGGAGAATGTTGGATAG
- a CDS encoding MGMT family protein, which translates to METFTERVIYIIQQIPSGKVMTYGQIASLAGSPRGARQVVRILHSMSEKYHLPWHRVINAKGEIGLKAEESFFIQRTSLESEGIKFYDENSINLNDYQFHPIITEYR; encoded by the coding sequence TTGGAGACTTTTACCGAGCGAGTGATTTACATTATTCAGCAAATTCCATCAGGAAAAGTAATGACTTACGGGCAAATAGCGAGTTTGGCAGGAAGCCCAAGAGGTGCACGCCAAGTGGTTCGAATTCTCCATTCAATGAGTGAAAAATATCACCTTCCCTGGCATCGAGTCATAAATGCTAAAGGTGAGATTGGACTAAAAGCGGAAGAGTCATTTTTTATCCAAAGGACGTCATTAGAAAGTGAGGGCATCAAGTTCTATGATGAAAACTCCATTAACTTAAATGACTACCAATTTCATCCGATTATTACTGAATATAGATAA